The following are encoded together in the Lactuca sativa cultivar Salinas chromosome 1, Lsat_Salinas_v11, whole genome shotgun sequence genome:
- the LOC128126999 gene encoding leucine-rich repeat extensin-like protein 2 codes for MFYEIGYTEVLTTFTKFKKLCLPPQWNELHTILHMGLSERVGGSEGSNKCFMTILYGLYNGINLDYGSLIWSQLVQSLNSSNKHSEVSCSHFWTLVTRRAINSLQISVMKDAVLSSIATFHTNKIIVADPKKFPHNGSIPETMYRYVSEESKVMAEYRLIPPKNPRQLTPEMQAALDEVEKTAKRGKKADSKKLETEEPSSKPVKSKKRKAEKAASSAPKKVKKMARKPKTPSPSSYGNVDEQNADEEEEDQHEGSPRGNTPPRSPTPEGNLNDSVPTPPSSPPKTTVQVSVAPIPPSPTTQTTTIVPPPPPVSSIPLCKTPLPPPIFSQATITSTPIILTTTESPAQVNTSDVGEKTEDNPKITTEPISPTHSSESGPVLGGTDFELIQPTTVHIEFQLTKMKLLR; via the coding sequence ATGTTCTATGAAATAGGTTATACTGAGGTCCTTACCACTttcacaaagttcaagaaattaTGTTTACCTCCACAATGGAATGAGTTACATACTATTCTTCACATGGGGCTCTCTGAACGGGTCGGTGGGTCTGAaggatcaaacaagtgtttcatgACTATTTTGTATGGTCTCTACAATGGAATCAACTTGGATTATGGTTCCTTGATCTGGTCTCAACTAGTGCAGAGTTTGAACTCCTCAAACAAACACTCTGAAGTTTCTTGTAGTCATTTCTGGACCCTTGTTACTCGCCGGGCAATCAACTCTCTCCAGATCTCTGTCATGAAGGATGCTGTGCTTTCTTCTATAGCAACCTTTCACACCAATAAGATTATTGTTGCTGATCCAAAAAAATTTCCTCACAATGGTTCAATTCCTGAAACAATGTATCGATATGTCTCTGAAGAAAGTAAAGTGATGGCTGAGTATCGATTGATTCCTCCCAAGAATCCACGACAATTGACTCCTGAAATGCAAGCTGCTCTGGATGAAGTTGAGAAAACAGCAAAGCGAGGAAAGAAAGCAGATTCCAAGAAGTTGGAAACCGAAGAACCTTCTTCTAAGCCAGTTAAATCCAAGAAGCGAAAAGCTGAAAAAGCTGCTTCCTCGGCTCCCAAGAAAGTTAAGAAGATGGCTCGAAAACCAAAGACTCCTTCACCTTCCAGCTATGGTAATGTTGATGAGCAGAATGCTGATGAGGAAGAGGAAGATCAGCATGAAGGTTCTCCTAGGGGTAATACACCACCTAGGTCTCCAACTCCAGAAGGAAATCTTAATGATTCTGTTCCCACTCCTCCATCATCACCACCGAAAACTACTGTTCAAGTTTCGGTTGCACCAATTCCTCCATCTCCTACAACTCAAACTACTACCATTGTTCCACCACCTCCACCTGTCAGCTCAATACCCTTATGTAAAACCCCATTACCACCTCCCATTTTTTCCCAAGCAACTATCACCTCTACACCGATCATCCTTACCACAACCGAATCTCCAGCACAAGTCAACACATCTGATGTGGGGGAAAAGACTGAAGATAATCCTAAAATTACAACCGAGCCTATTTCCCCAACTCATTCCAGTGAATCTGGTCCAGTTCTTGGAGGCACCGATTTTGAATTGATTCAACCTACTACAGTCCATATAGAATTCCAATTGACGAAGATGAAGCTGCTCCGGTAA